A single region of the Streptomyces sp. NBC_00236 genome encodes:
- a CDS encoding cupin domain-containing protein, protein MSYLPNGAIVLPAGEGLPIPGDGLLIPDLLGKVTADQGSGSIAVMEGTAEPGFGPPLHIHHSSEELFYVLQGQMDFQIGGQRVSATPGTLVMVPRGTAHAPRVVGRERARFLVMFAPAGPDGLFYEIAALAQENGGVINDDDVRIEVLAVKYDTEHVGPPLQ, encoded by the coding sequence GTGAGCTACCTGCCAAATGGGGCGATCGTCCTCCCGGCCGGCGAGGGCCTGCCGATCCCCGGCGACGGCCTGCTGATCCCCGACTTGCTCGGCAAGGTCACCGCCGACCAGGGCTCAGGCTCCATCGCCGTGATGGAGGGGACGGCGGAGCCCGGATTCGGGCCCCCTCTTCATATCCATCACAGCAGCGAGGAGCTCTTCTATGTCCTCCAGGGCCAGATGGACTTCCAGATCGGCGGCCAGCGGGTGAGTGCCACGCCAGGCACGCTCGTCATGGTGCCGCGCGGAACGGCCCACGCGCCCCGGGTGGTCGGACGCGAGCGGGCCAGGTTCCTGGTCATGTTCGCGCCCGCCGGCCCGGACGGGCTGTTCTACGAGATCGCCGCACTCGCTCAGGAAAACGGCGGAGTCATCAATGACGATGACGTGCGCATCGAGGTGCTTGCGGTCAAGTACGACACCGAGCATGTCGGACCTCCGTTGCAGTAG
- a CDS encoding NAD(P)/FAD-dependent oxidoreductase: MKHRIVVLGAGYAGAYVAGTLARRLSPADTEITVVNAEPDFVQRLRLHQLAAGQEIEAPQLADVFVGTGIRLRLARVTAVDPEHQLVAVADAEGCGELGYDTLLYALGSRAADRGVPGVAEHAFDVGSRPAALRLRERLDTLSRRDEGGSVLVVGDGLTGIETVTEIAESRPGLSVALIARGELGAQLSAGARSHLRRACDRLGITVLEHISVEAVEATRVLCADGTALASDATVWTAGFAVGSIATTSGLEVTESGRIVVDRTMRSVSHPNVYAVGDSAYAISDSGRPLPMSCASAGYTGMQATAAVVGRLTGRKIPNTKLEYLGNHISLGRRDGILQMVDDEGKAKPKYAGGRKAARIKAAILKMSLWTTSHPTFGLPKLKRHLVAVPDAAAEKTAA; encoded by the coding sequence ATGAAACACCGCATCGTCGTCCTGGGTGCCGGCTATGCCGGCGCCTACGTGGCCGGAACCCTGGCCCGCCGGCTGTCCCCGGCGGACACCGAGATCACCGTGGTCAACGCCGAGCCGGACTTCGTCCAGCGGCTGCGGCTGCACCAGCTCGCGGCCGGCCAGGAGATCGAGGCTCCACAGCTCGCCGACGTCTTTGTGGGCACAGGGATACGGCTGCGCTTGGCCCGTGTCACCGCCGTCGACCCCGAGCACCAGCTCGTCGCTGTGGCCGACGCCGAGGGCTGCGGCGAACTTGGCTACGACACACTCCTCTACGCGCTCGGCAGTCGCGCCGCCGACCGCGGCGTCCCCGGAGTGGCCGAGCACGCCTTCGATGTCGGCAGTCGTCCGGCGGCGCTGCGCCTGCGCGAGCGCCTGGACACCCTGAGCAGGCGGGACGAGGGCGGGAGTGTGCTGGTCGTCGGCGACGGGTTGACCGGCATCGAGACCGTCACCGAGATCGCCGAATCCCGGCCCGGCCTGTCGGTGGCGCTGATCGCCCGCGGCGAGCTGGGCGCCCAGCTATCCGCTGGAGCCCGCAGCCACCTGCGCCGGGCCTGCGACCGGCTGGGCATCACTGTCCTGGAGCACATCAGCGTTGAAGCCGTCGAAGCGACGAGGGTGCTGTGCGCCGACGGCACTGCCCTGGCGTCCGACGCAACCGTGTGGACGGCAGGGTTCGCGGTCGGCTCCATCGCAACTACCAGCGGGCTGGAGGTCACCGAGAGCGGTCGGATCGTCGTCGATCGCACCATGCGGTCTGTCTCGCACCCGAACGTCTACGCCGTCGGCGACAGTGCCTACGCCATCAGCGACAGCGGCCGGCCTCTGCCGATGTCCTGCGCTTCGGCCGGCTACACCGGCATGCAGGCCACGGCCGCGGTCGTGGGACGCCTGACCGGCCGCAAGATCCCGAACACCAAGCTGGAGTACCTGGGCAACCACATCAGCCTCGGGCGGCGGGACGGGATCCTGCAGATGGTCGATGACGAAGGGAAGGCGAAGCCGAAGTATGCGGGCGGCCGGAAGGCCGCGCGGATCAAGGCGGCCATCCTCAAGATGTCGCTGTGGACCACCTCGCACCCGACCTTCGGCCTGCCCAAGCTCAAGCGCCACCTGGTGGCCGTACCGGATGCGGCAGCCGAGAAGACGGCCGCGTAG
- a CDS encoding sigma-70 family RNA polymerase sigma factor has protein sequence MDSTTTDRLDTSRFEASRNRLASLAYRLLGSAADAEDAVQDAFLRWQAADRQLIKVPEAWLTKVVTNLCLDQLRSAQARRERTAGAWLPEPLLDGDPMLGPADTFEQRESVSLAVLTLMERLSPLERAVYVLREAFSHSHAEMAEILDITESASQQHLHRARHRITAARPIGSEADPASARRIVEEFLAAASSGRTERLVALLTNDATAIADSNAAGTAKTLLQYDTPQRIAAIARAGFTLTPAKRRLAGGTPAIHYALVNGAPAILFLIGDRVIGAVTFDIAGGKIATVRGIAAPSRLVRIEKAWRQHGPDTPLVTQW, from the coding sequence GTGGACAGCACCACCACTGATCGCCTCGACACCAGCCGGTTCGAGGCCAGCCGAAACCGGCTGGCTTCGCTGGCGTACCGCCTGCTGGGCTCCGCCGCCGACGCCGAAGACGCCGTGCAGGACGCGTTCCTGCGCTGGCAGGCCGCCGACCGGCAGCTGATCAAGGTGCCGGAAGCATGGCTGACCAAGGTCGTCACCAACCTGTGCCTCGACCAGCTCCGCTCGGCACAGGCACGCCGCGAACGCACCGCCGGCGCCTGGCTGCCCGAACCGCTCCTGGACGGCGACCCGATGCTCGGCCCGGCCGACACTTTCGAGCAGCGCGAATCGGTCTCCCTGGCTGTGCTGACTCTCATGGAACGCCTCTCACCGCTCGAGCGGGCCGTCTACGTCCTGCGCGAAGCGTTCTCCCACAGCCACGCCGAGATGGCCGAGATCCTCGACATCACCGAATCCGCGAGCCAGCAGCACCTCCACCGGGCTCGGCACCGCATCACCGCCGCGCGCCCCATCGGCAGCGAAGCCGACCCGGCATCTGCCCGCAGGATCGTCGAGGAATTCCTCGCCGCCGCCTCCTCAGGCCGCACCGAACGCCTGGTCGCGCTGCTCACCAACGACGCGACCGCGATCGCCGACTCCAACGCCGCCGGCACGGCCAAGACGCTGCTGCAGTACGACACTCCGCAGCGCATCGCCGCCATCGCGCGGGCCGGTTTCACACTCACACCCGCGAAACGGCGACTTGCCGGCGGCACGCCCGCCATCCACTACGCGCTCGTCAACGGCGCCCCCGCGATCCTCTTCCTGATCGGCGACCGGGTCATCGGCGCCGTGACGTTCGACATCGCAGGCGGCAAGATCGCAACCGTGCGTGGCATCGCCGCCCCCTCCCGCCTCGTCCGCATCGAGAAAGCCTGGCGGCAGCACGGACCGGACACGCCGCTCGTCACCCAGTGGTGA